One genomic window of Halorubrum hochsteinianum includes the following:
- the gltB gene encoding glutamate synthase large subunit → MTKSRSTTRGVRDSESSGQEGGLAAPTDDRSNCGIGGVVDLDADPTHEAVSDAITLLENLEHRGTTGAEENTGDGAGIMVARPDEFFREVVDADLPEEYAVGSVFMPPEPGVRAEIHDVIAEVCAVYGLEVLAWRSVPTDNADLGATALESEPEVSQVFVAPVEGAGLAQRFTTEETRPDDADPDLLGFDRALYAARREIENEVADVDGAGRFYVCSLDRQRVVYKGLLKGSQLADYYPDLTDERFASHVALVHARFSTNTLGAWHLAHPYRNIVHNGEFNTIRGNVNWMRARENDLEHPAFGAELDTIKPVIDDPNQSDTASVDNALELLLQTDRDLPHALRMLIPEAFRGDDLMDDDRADFYDYHASLVEPWDGPALVIGFDGERVAGVLDRNGLRPCRYEVTTDDRLVVGSEVGALPTDPADVRRRGRLHPGEIFVADPETGRIVPDDEVFENLTDDRYGEWVDRGQLDLDALADESEGAAGIDTDGPDASDADGGDSDGGDATDPDETEPTVRAHQAAFGYTTDSLNHLVEPMAEEGKDPVGSMGDDTPLSVLADIDRPLFTYFKQLFAQVSNPPIDYIREELVTSLETRIGNQRNPLSETPEHAEQIVADSPVLTDAETAALRDLPGPGERTPGDRDGAADGPAFSSVTVDVTYDRDGSLVDAVSRIRGDAAAAIEDGADVVVLSDRAVGPDRLAVPSLLATGAVHHHLVRKGLRNRAGVVVESGEPHEVHHLATLVGYGADAVDPYLAYASIADVVAGPDGADEKEALAAYQHALEDGLLKTMAKMGISTMESYQGAQIFEAVGLDSAFVAEYFEGTEIRTEGIGIEQIEDDLRTRHAMAFGADPELETTGEYEHRSSGVKHGWNPQTVGTLQQAVRGGDYEQYREFAELVNDQTEELQSLRGLLEFDSDRDPVPVEAVEPVESIVERFSTAAMSLGSISPEAHENNAIAMNRIGGKSNTGEGGEPPERFDTEKECTVKQVASGRFGVTADYLANAEELQIKMAQGSKPGEGGHLPGEKVNEMIAHVRCSTPGVGLISPPPQHDIYSIEDLKQLIFDLKAASPDADVNVKLVSEAGIGTIAAGVAKANADVVHVSGHDGGTGASPKTSIKNAGLPWELGLAEANQMLRATGLRDRIRVSADGGLRTGRDVAVAAALGAEEYIFGTASLVTSGCVMARQCHENTCPVGVATQREDLRQRFPGQPDHVINYMTFIAQELREIMAEQGYTELEEFIGRPGLLAQRETDHEKAKHLDLSAVIAEPAGESRTKVREQAHAGIDDLLDWDLIDEAAPAIEDGAPVALTRDIRNVDRAVGATLSNRVVSEHGGEGLPDDTISCRFDGEAGQSFGAFLASGVTMELAGAANDYVGKGLSGGRLVVETPAEAGYDPTENVVVGNVALYGATSGELYVNGVAGERFGVRNSGVRAVVEGVGDHGCEYMTGGVVAVLGDTGRNFAAGMSGGIAYVYDPDDRFDDRVNRGMVSVSETLDESDERMLRRLVENHRAYTDSERAADLLDDWEAALDDFVRVFPDAYADVIAEGIGDDVRDEPPAPAAAVPGGDADATGQASGDD, encoded by the coding sequence ATGACCAAGTCACGTAGTACCACCCGGGGCGTACGCGACTCGGAGTCCTCGGGTCAGGAGGGGGGGCTCGCTGCGCCGACGGACGACCGGTCGAACTGCGGAATCGGCGGCGTCGTCGACCTCGACGCCGACCCGACCCACGAGGCCGTCTCGGACGCGATCACGCTTCTCGAAAACCTCGAACACCGCGGGACGACGGGCGCTGAGGAGAACACCGGCGACGGCGCGGGAATCATGGTCGCCCGACCCGACGAGTTCTTCCGAGAGGTCGTCGACGCCGACCTCCCGGAGGAGTACGCCGTCGGCTCCGTGTTCATGCCGCCGGAGCCGGGCGTTCGGGCGGAGATCCACGACGTCATCGCCGAGGTGTGCGCCGTCTACGGGCTGGAGGTGCTCGCGTGGCGCTCGGTCCCGACCGACAACGCGGACCTCGGCGCGACGGCCCTCGAGTCGGAGCCGGAGGTGTCGCAGGTGTTCGTCGCCCCCGTCGAGGGCGCGGGGCTGGCCCAGCGGTTCACGACCGAGGAGACGCGCCCGGACGACGCCGACCCGGACCTGCTCGGCTTCGACCGCGCGCTGTACGCCGCGCGCCGCGAGATCGAGAACGAGGTGGCCGACGTCGACGGTGCCGGCCGCTTCTACGTCTGCTCGCTCGACCGCCAGCGGGTCGTCTACAAGGGCCTGCTGAAGGGGTCGCAGCTGGCGGACTACTACCCGGACCTGACCGACGAGCGGTTCGCGAGCCACGTCGCCTTGGTCCACGCGCGCTTCTCGACGAACACGCTCGGCGCGTGGCACCTCGCGCACCCGTACCGGAACATCGTCCACAACGGCGAGTTCAACACGATCCGCGGCAACGTCAACTGGATGCGGGCCCGCGAGAACGACCTCGAACACCCGGCGTTCGGGGCCGAACTCGACACGATCAAGCCGGTGATCGACGACCCGAACCAGTCCGACACCGCCAGTGTCGACAACGCTTTGGAACTCCTCTTACAGACCGACCGCGACCTCCCGCACGCCCTCCGGATGCTGATCCCGGAGGCGTTCCGGGGCGACGACCTGATGGACGACGACCGCGCCGACTTCTACGACTACCACGCCTCGCTCGTCGAGCCGTGGGACGGCCCCGCCCTCGTCATCGGCTTCGACGGCGAGCGCGTCGCGGGCGTCCTGGACCGCAACGGACTTCGCCCGTGCCGCTACGAGGTGACGACCGACGACCGCCTCGTCGTCGGCAGCGAGGTCGGCGCGCTCCCGACCGACCCCGCCGACGTGCGCCGTCGCGGACGCCTCCACCCCGGCGAGATCTTCGTCGCGGACCCGGAGACGGGCCGCATCGTCCCGGACGACGAGGTGTTCGAGAACCTCACCGACGACCGGTACGGCGAGTGGGTCGACCGCGGGCAGCTCGATCTGGATGCGCTCGCGGACGAGAGCGAGGGTGCGGCCGGCATCGACACGGACGGTCCCGACGCGAGCGACGCCGACGGGGGCGATTCGGACGGCGGTGACGCGACCGACCCGGACGAGACCGAACCGACCGTCCGCGCGCATCAGGCCGCGTTCGGCTACACGACCGACTCGCTGAACCACCTCGTCGAGCCGATGGCGGAGGAGGGGAAGGACCCGGTCGGCTCGATGGGCGACGACACCCCGCTGTCGGTCCTCGCCGACATCGACCGCCCGCTCTTCACCTACTTCAAACAGCTGTTCGCGCAGGTGTCGAACCCGCCGATCGACTACATCCGCGAGGAGCTGGTCACCTCGCTGGAGACCCGCATCGGGAACCAGCGCAACCCCCTCTCGGAGACGCCGGAACACGCCGAGCAGATCGTCGCCGACTCGCCCGTCCTGACGGACGCCGAGACGGCCGCCCTCCGGGACCTCCCCGGCCCGGGCGAGCGGACTCCGGGCGACCGCGACGGCGCGGCCGACGGCCCCGCGTTCTCCTCCGTCACGGTCGACGTGACGTACGACCGCGACGGGTCGCTCGTCGACGCCGTGAGCCGGATCCGCGGGGACGCGGCGGCCGCCATCGAGGACGGCGCGGACGTCGTCGTGCTCTCGGACCGCGCCGTCGGCCCGGACCGGCTCGCGGTGCCGAGCCTGCTCGCGACCGGCGCGGTCCACCACCACCTCGTCCGCAAGGGGCTCCGCAACCGCGCGGGGGTCGTCGTCGAGTCCGGCGAGCCGCACGAGGTCCACCACCTCGCGACGCTCGTCGGCTACGGGGCCGACGCCGTCGACCCGTACCTCGCGTACGCCTCCATCGCCGACGTCGTCGCCGGCCCGGACGGCGCGGACGAGAAGGAGGCGCTCGCGGCGTACCAGCACGCGCTGGAGGACGGCCTCCTGAAGACGATGGCGAAGATGGGCATCTCGACGATGGAATCCTATCAGGGTGCCCAGATCTTCGAGGCGGTCGGGCTCGACTCCGCGTTCGTCGCCGAGTACTTCGAGGGGACGGAGATCCGGACCGAGGGGATCGGGATCGAGCAGATCGAGGACGACCTCCGCACCCGGCACGCGATGGCGTTCGGAGCCGACCCAGAACTGGAGACGACCGGCGAGTACGAACACCGCTCGTCGGGCGTGAAACACGGCTGGAACCCCCAGACCGTCGGCACGCTCCAGCAGGCGGTCCGCGGCGGCGACTACGAGCAGTACCGCGAGTTCGCCGAACTGGTCAACGACCAGACCGAGGAGCTACAGTCGCTGCGCGGCCTGCTAGAGTTCGACTCCGACCGCGACCCGGTCCCGGTCGAGGCGGTCGAGCCGGTCGAGTCGATCGTCGAGCGCTTCTCGACGGCCGCGATGAGCCTCGGGAGCATCTCGCCGGAGGCCCACGAGAACAACGCCATCGCGATGAACCGGATCGGCGGGAAGTCGAACACCGGCGAGGGCGGCGAGCCTCCGGAGCGGTTCGACACCGAGAAGGAGTGTACCGTCAAGCAGGTCGCCTCCGGCCGCTTCGGCGTCACCGCGGACTACCTCGCGAACGCCGAGGAGCTCCAGATCAAGATGGCGCAGGGGTCGAAGCCCGGCGAGGGCGGCCACCTCCCCGGCGAGAAGGTCAACGAGATGATCGCGCACGTCCGGTGTTCCACCCCCGGCGTCGGCCTCATCTCGCCGCCGCCCCAACACGATATCTACTCGATCGAGGACCTCAAACAGCTCATCTTCGATCTGAAGGCCGCGAGCCCTGACGCCGACGTCAACGTGAAGCTGGTCTCGGAGGCCGGCATCGGCACCATCGCGGCCGGCGTCGCGAAGGCGAACGCCGACGTGGTCCACGTCTCGGGCCACGACGGCGGGACCGGCGCGTCGCCGAAGACCTCGATCAAGAACGCCGGCCTGCCGTGGGAGCTCGGCCTCGCCGAGGCGAACCAGATGCTCCGCGCGACCGGCCTGCGCGACCGCATCCGGGTGTCGGCCGACGGCGGCCTGCGGACCGGGCGAGATGTCGCGGTCGCGGCCGCGCTCGGGGCCGAGGAGTACATCTTCGGCACCGCGTCGCTCGTCACCTCCGGCTGCGTGATGGCCCGGCAGTGCCACGAGAACACCTGTCCGGTCGGCGTCGCCACCCAGCGCGAGGACCTCCGGCAGCGGTTCCCCGGCCAGCCGGACCACGTGATCAACTACATGACGTTCATCGCGCAGGAGCTCCGGGAGATCATGGCCGAGCAGGGGTACACCGAACTGGAGGAGTTCATCGGTCGCCCCGGGCTGCTCGCCCAGCGCGAGACGGACCACGAGAAGGCGAAGCACCTTGACCTCTCGGCGGTGATCGCCGAACCCGCGGGCGAGTCCCGCACGAAGGTCCGCGAGCAGGCCCACGCCGGCATCGACGACCTGCTGGACTGGGACCTCATCGACGAGGCCGCCCCCGCCATCGAGGACGGCGCGCCGGTCGCGCTCACCCGCGACATCCGCAACGTCGACCGCGCGGTCGGCGCGACGCTGTCGAACCGCGTCGTCTCCGAACACGGCGGCGAGGGGCTCCCCGACGACACGATCTCCTGCCGGTTCGACGGCGAGGCGGGCCAGAGCTTCGGCGCGTTCCTCGCGTCCGGCGTCACGATGGAGCTCGCGGGTGCCGCCAACGACTACGTCGGCAAGGGGCTCTCCGGGGGTCGCCTCGTGGTCGAGACCCCGGCTGAGGCGGGGTACGACCCGACCGAGAACGTCGTCGTCGGGAACGTGGCGCTGTACGGTGCCACGTCGGGCGAGCTGTACGTCAACGGCGTCGCCGGCGAGCGGTTCGGCGTCCGCAACTCCGGCGTCCGGGCGGTCGTCGAGGGCGTCGGCGACCACGGCTGCGAGTACATGACCGGCGGCGTCGTCGCCGTCCTCGGCGACACGGGCCGGAACTTCGCGGCCGGGATGTCGGGCGGCATCGCCTACGTGTACGACCCGGACGACCGGTTCGACGACCGCGTGAACCGCGGCATGGTCTCCGTCTCCGAGACGCTCGACGAGTCCGACGAGCGGATGCTCCGCCGGCTCGTCGAGAACCACCGCGCGTACACCGACAGCGAGCGCGCGGCCGACCTGCTCGACGACTGGGAGGCCGCGCTCGACGACTTCGTCCGCGTCTTCCCCGACGCCTACGCCGACGTCATCGCCGAGGGGATCGGCGACGACGTGCGCGACGAGCCGCCCGCCCCGGCCGCGGCGGTCCCCGGCGGCGACGCGGACGCGACCGGACAGGCGTCGGGCGACGACTGA
- a CDS encoding HEWD family protein — protein sequence MSATITPPKERTCELCGREERWDDAADGWRIDDDAGSVYCIHEWDINGTFVPLEE from the coding sequence ATGAGCGCGACTATCACGCCGCCGAAGGAGCGCACGTGCGAGCTGTGCGGGCGCGAGGAGCGCTGGGACGACGCGGCCGACGGGTGGCGGATCGACGACGACGCCGGCAGCGTCTACTGTATCCACGAGTGGGACATCAATGGCACGTTCGTCCCGCTTGAGGAGTAA